The following nucleotide sequence is from Acidobacteriota bacterium.
CCTGTAGTCGCCGCGGGAGACGCCGCCGGCGCCTGCGGCTTCTTCACGGCCGGCTTCGGCGCCGAGCCGCCCGACGCCGGCGCTGTGCCGCCCGTCGTCACCACCGGTACTTCCGGCTTCTTCACGCTGGGCAGCCGTTGCGCGAGCACGTCCGCAGCGCGCACCGGACCATTGGCCAGGTCTTCCGGCGTGGGCGCGCGCTCTTCGATCTTGGTGATGACCAGGACTTCTTCCAGCCGGTTGAGGTTCGTCGCCGGAGTCAGCCGGATGTTCAGGAACATGTCTTCGCGCTTGAGCAATTCGCTGACGGTCGCCAGCGGCAGGCCTTTGGGAAAGATGCGATCGCCGCCCGAGGTCAGCACGCGTTCGCCCGGTTCGACCTTTTCATCCGCCAGGATGTTCGAGAACTTCAAGTCGCCGCTGGGCGTGCCTTTCGCGATGCCCTGCAGCCTGCTCTTCTCCAGCACGCCACCCACGCCCCAGGCCGGATCGGTGATCAGCAGCACCTGCGCGGTCGACCCCAGCACG
It contains:
- the mreC gene encoding rod shape-determining protein MreC gives rise to the protein MENLFVRHRNATILVAMLFAQILGLAVQVKRADPTQPDKKAPLIRVWVMSVITPIEKLVVASGHGVRDTWNDYVNLRGVRQENRDLKAQLERMRIEQVRMQEDAAQGKRLQAVLKFKEQFISQTVAAQVIGSSGSEQSRVIYIDKGSNDGLAQDMSVITPDGVVGKIVRVLGSTAQVLLITDPAWGVGGVLEKSRLQGIAKGTPSGDLKFSNILADEKVEPGERVLTSGGDRIFPKGLPLATVSELLKREDMFLNIRLTPATNLNRLEEVLVITKIEERAPTPEDLANGPVRAADVLAQRLPSVKKPEVPVVTTGGTAPASGGSAPKPAVKKPQAPAASPAATTG